ATCCCCGCCGACCGCAAGGGAATGGGTCTGGCGCTGGGGATGAATGTGAGTGAAAATGCCATTTTGAAGGGGTATTGGAAAAAGCCCATTTCCCGGGGCTGCTCCATCGATTGGCCGGTCGTACGCCGCTTTGCCCGGGAACTGGTTAGACGTTATAGCGTCGTCGCCCCGTCGGTTTCCACACCGGTCCGCAACCTGTCCGGAGGAAATTTACAAAAACTGATGCTGGGACGGGAACTCAGCGGGACGCCGCGAGCGGTGATCGCCGTTCATCCTACCTGGGGACTCGACGTCTCGGCGACCAAGTTTATCCGGGAGAGGCTTCTCGGCGAACGGAAGCGGGGAGTGGCGATTCTACTGGTCTCCGAAGATCTGGAGGAATTGTTTTCTCTTAGCGACCGTCTGATGGTTATAAGCAAGGGAGAAATCATGGGTACGATCGACGACCCGGGATCGGTGAGCCCGGAAGAGCTGGGGTTGATGATGGCCGGAACGCCTCTTGACTGCCTGCGGAAAGTTTCCGTATGAGCCGGATGCTGCGGGTCGAAAAACGGCTTACTCAAACGGTCTGGCAGGACGTCTTCGTCACCCTGTTATCCCTGGTTTTAGCCCTGCTTTTCGGTGCGGTTTTTCTCCGGGCACTGGGAGTTTCTCCCTGGGAGGCTTACAGCGAGATGTTCCGGGCGTCCATGGGTGATTTTTTTGGAGTCACCGAGACCATCGGCAAGGCGACTCCGATAATGATCGCCGGTGTGGGGGTTTTACTCGCATTCAAGATGTCCGTCTGGAACATCGGGGCGGCCGGGCAGGCTTTCATCGGAGCTCTGGCCGCCACCACTGCGGTCCGTTATTTCTTCGTGGATAACCGTTTCGTCATGTTCTGGATAATGCTGGCCCTGGTTGTCGTCACCGCCGGTAGCTGGTCCGCGATCGCCGGCTACCTGAAAGCCCGCTGGAATGTCAACGAGATCATTACTACCCTGATGCTCAACTATATTGCCCTACAGATTCTTTATTATTTTGTGTACGGGCCGTGGCGGGATCCGGCCAGCCTCGGCTTTCCGATGACCGCCCCCTTCCCTCTCGCCGCCCGCTTGCCCTTCCTGGGGGAAACCCGCATTCACATCGGCCTGATTCTGGCGGTCATTCTGGCCATTGTCTTCTGGTATGTTTTCCGCTCGACCCGTTGGGGGTACGAGATTCGGGTGATGGGTCAAAGTCCCCGTACCGCGCGTTTCGCGGGAATGAATTATGGGAAGAACGTGGTGCTGGTTATGTTTTTGTCCGGGGCGATCGCCGGGATCGCGGGGATGGGGGAAATCGCTGGCTTGGCCGGACGGCTGCAGCCCGGCTTTACCGCCGATTACGGCTATACGGCCATCATCGTAGCCTGGTTGGCCCGCCTCAATCCCCTGGCGATTCCTTTGGTGTCTTTTCTGATCGGGGCACTGCAGGTGGGCGGGGAAACGCTCCAGATCGTCATGCGCCTACCCCTGGCGAGCACTCTGGTCTTGCAGGGTTTGGTCCTCTTTTTTGTACTGGGTGGGGAATTCTTTCGCTTTTACC
This region of Atribacteraceae bacterium genomic DNA includes:
- a CDS encoding ABC transporter permease encodes the protein MSRMLRVEKRLTQTVWQDVFVTLLSLVLALLFGAVFLRALGVSPWEAYSEMFRASMGDFFGVTETIGKATPIMIAGVGVLLAFKMSVWNIGAAGQAFIGALAATTAVRYFFVDNRFVMFWIMLALVVVTAGSWSAIAGYLKARWNVNEIITTLMLNYIALQILYYFVYGPWRDPASLGFPMTAPFPLAARLPFLGETRIHIGLILAVILAIVFWYVFRSTRWGYEIRVMGQSPRTARFAGMNYGKNVVLVMFLSGAIAGIAGMGEIAGLAGRLQPGFTADYGYTAIIVAWLARLNPLAIPLVSFLIGALQVGGETLQIVMRLPLASTLVLQGLVLFFVLGGEFFRFYRIRLVREVSD
- a CDS encoding heme ABC transporter ATP-binding protein; the encoded protein is IPADRKGMGLALGMNVSENAILKGYWKKPISRGCSIDWPVVRRFARELVRRYSVVAPSVSTPVRNLSGGNLQKLMLGRELSGTPRAVIAVHPTWGLDVSATKFIRERLLGERKRGVAILLVSEDLEELFSLSDRLMVISKGEIMGTIDDPGSVSPEELGLMMAGTPLDCLRKVSV